A genomic window from Rubrobacter naiadicus includes:
- a CDS encoding peptide ABC transporter substrate-binding protein — MRSKRSKDTKREPGSGISRRDFLKVGGAGLAGVTVLGAAGCGGGGNQGGSSGGGGTAGGGPKKGTNSQLIIGYDQEPNILNNYVTGGDLQATQDTTVGILQSPLKIMPDLSFAPELADGMPKILKKDPLTIEYKLKDGLTWSDGKPLTSEDARWTFEQVMNKKNHIITRFGWDKISKFETPDKRTVRMTFKEPFAPWMTLLGGSETQILPKHIYQNKDFNTALNNSIVGSGPYKFDTWKKGEYLSWVRNDNYWGNKPAIEKVTFRWIPDTNTLINSLRNGEVQFINPPVDIGLLQKLKSISGTKVQSKAGTVWEHIAFNLDKVPNLDLRRAIAYGINRKQVIDKLLKGQVKPLQSVLVPDQKPYYTPAWQEYTHDPAKAKQYAQKAKSAGANMNITFSTTADNTLRETLQQIVQQQLKEYGINISIKNTAAETFFGQWTPKGNFEMGEWAWLASPDPSITTLFSADQIPPNGQNYYRYKNQQVTKWLHESDKTVDVNQRAALLKKAQDQMAKDLPLIPMYQRPVYIAYVDNLQGPQVNPTLAGVFWNIGEWKFV, encoded by the coding sequence GTGAGGAGCAAGAGAAGCAAGGATACAAAACGGGAACCCGGCAGCGGTATCAGCCGCCGCGACTTCCTCAAGGTCGGGGGTGCCGGGCTAGCCGGGGTGACCGTACTAGGTGCCGCCGGATGCGGCGGCGGCGGGAACCAGGGAGGTTCCAGCGGCGGTGGCGGCACTGCCGGCGGTGGGCCGAAGAAGGGCACGAACAGCCAGCTGATAATCGGCTACGACCAGGAGCCGAACATCCTCAACAACTACGTGACCGGCGGTGACCTGCAGGCCACCCAGGACACTACCGTAGGCATCCTGCAGAGCCCGCTCAAGATCATGCCTGATCTGTCCTTCGCGCCCGAGCTCGCCGACGGGATGCCCAAGATCCTCAAGAAAGACCCGCTCACCATCGAGTACAAGCTCAAGGACGGGCTCACCTGGTCCGACGGCAAGCCCCTCACCAGCGAGGATGCGCGCTGGACCTTCGAGCAGGTGATGAACAAGAAGAACCACATCATCACCCGCTTCGGGTGGGACAAGATCTCCAAGTTCGAGACCCCGGACAAGCGTACCGTCAGGATGACCTTCAAGGAGCCCTTCGCCCCCTGGATGACGCTGCTCGGTGGTTCGGAGACCCAGATACTCCCGAAGCACATCTACCAGAACAAAGACTTCAACACCGCGCTCAACAACTCCATCGTCGGCAGCGGGCCCTACAAGTTCGACACCTGGAAGAAGGGCGAATACCTGAGCTGGGTGAGAAACGACAACTACTGGGGCAACAAGCCGGCCATAGAGAAGGTGACCTTCCGCTGGATACCGGACACCAATACGCTCATCAACTCGTTGCGCAACGGCGAGGTACAGTTCATAAACCCGCCCGTGGACATCGGGCTCCTGCAGAAGCTCAAGTCCATAAGCGGGACCAAGGTACAGAGCAAGGCCGGGACGGTCTGGGAGCACATAGCCTTCAACCTGGACAAAGTCCCCAACCTGGACCTGAGGAGGGCCATAGCATACGGGATCAACCGCAAACAGGTCATAGACAAGCTCCTCAAGGGACAGGTCAAGCCGCTGCAGAGCGTACTGGTCCCGGACCAGAAGCCGTACTATACGCCGGCCTGGCAGGAGTACACGCATGATCCGGCCAAGGCCAAGCAGTACGCTCAGAAGGCCAAGTCGGCCGGTGCGAACATGAACATCACCTTCTCGACCACGGCGGACAACACCCTGCGCGAGACGCTGCAGCAGATCGTGCAGCAGCAGCTCAAGGAGTACGGCATAAACATAAGCATAAAGAACACCGCCGCCGAGACGTTCTTCGGGCAGTGGACCCCGAAGGGCAACTTCGAGATGGGTGAGTGGGCCTGGCTCGCGAGCCCCGACCCCTCGATAACCACGCTCTTCTCGGCCGACCAGATCCCGCCGAACGGTCAGAACTACTACCGCTACAAGAACCAGCAGGTCACCAAGTGGCTGCACGAGTCGGACAAGACGGTGGACGTGAACCAGCGGGCTGCGCTGCTCAAGAAGGCGCAGGATCAGATGGCCAAAGACCTGCCGCTCATCCCGATGTATCAGCGGCCGGTCTACATCGCCTACGTGGACAACCTGCAGGGGCCACAGGTCAACCCGACGCTGGCCGGCGTCTTCTGGAACATCGGCGAATGGAAGTTCGTCTAG
- a CDS encoding anti-sigma factor family protein, translating into MRWQEKSSGCDPARIFELVEGSLGPGEEREVREHLARCRGCRKLYEREAGLSAFLGSMRHCPPPVQRGTISRGVAMALPTRSAKARAAWSTLAAVLFVAALLDLERTGGFELVGALTGAFNELSGLISGVAEAVHTGLSVVSWPLFVVLGVGTFVDAVIAVVVLAFVRRSRRA; encoded by the coding sequence GTGAGGTGGCAGGAGAAGAGCTCCGGGTGCGACCCGGCGCGCATCTTCGAGCTCGTGGAGGGGTCGCTCGGTCCCGGGGAAGAACGGGAGGTGCGCGAGCACCTCGCGCGTTGCCGGGGGTGCCGGAAGCTCTACGAGCGGGAGGCGGGGCTGAGCGCGTTTCTTGGGAGCATGCGCCACTGCCCGCCTCCCGTGCAGAGGGGGACCATCAGCCGGGGGGTCGCGATGGCGCTCCCGACGCGGTCCGCGAAGGCGAGGGCCGCGTGGAGCACGCTGGCCGCCGTGCTGTTCGTCGCCGCGCTGCTCGACCTGGAGCGCACGGGGGGCTTCGAGCTGGTGGGAGCCCTCACCGGGGCGTTCAACGAGCTCTCCGGGCTCATCTCCGGGGTCGCGGAGGCCGTTCACACGGGCCTTTCGGTGGTCTCCTGGCCGCTTTTCGTCGTGCTTGGGGTCGGGACCTTCGTGGACGCCGTGATAGCGGTGGTCGTGCTGGCCTTCGTCCGCCGGTCGCGGCGGGCATGA
- a CDS encoding ABC transporter permease yields MAAYALRRIAWVVFTLFLVSVITFLIAFVVPVNPARVVAGPNAPQSVVNSIYHQLGLDKPLYEQYLGFVDRAIHGNFGRSYRTQQEVLPTILQRFPYTAELAVAGVIVELAIGVTTGIIVAVKRGFLEGISNVLVLIGLAVPQFWLGILLLFFLAYKIPIFPLGGTGGFKALILPALTFGITGAAFYTRMTRAGMLEVLNEDYIRTAKAKGLSQSAVILKHAFRNAMRVVVTMFGMDLGYALGGLLVIEEVFGWPGIGTLAWQAVQNQDIPMIMGTVLFASFLIVAANLVIDLLYPLLDPRVTYD; encoded by the coding sequence ATGGCTGCATACGCGCTGCGCAGGATAGCGTGGGTCGTCTTCACGCTGTTTCTGGTCTCGGTCATAACGTTCCTCATCGCGTTCGTCGTGCCGGTCAACCCGGCGCGGGTCGTCGCCGGGCCGAACGCCCCGCAGTCGGTGGTCAACAGCATCTACCACCAGCTCGGGCTGGACAAGCCGCTCTACGAGCAGTACCTGGGCTTCGTCGACCGGGCGATCCACGGCAACTTCGGCCGTTCCTATCGGACGCAGCAGGAGGTTCTGCCTACCATTTTGCAGCGGTTCCCCTACACGGCCGAGCTGGCCGTGGCCGGGGTGATAGTCGAGCTCGCGATAGGAGTCACTACCGGGATCATCGTCGCCGTCAAGCGGGGTTTCCTGGAGGGGATCTCCAACGTGCTGGTGCTGATCGGGCTGGCGGTCCCGCAGTTCTGGCTGGGGATTCTCCTGCTCTTCTTCCTGGCGTACAAGATCCCGATCTTCCCGCTCGGTGGCACGGGGGGCTTCAAGGCGCTCATCCTGCCGGCCCTCACCTTCGGGATCACGGGCGCGGCGTTCTACACCCGGATGACCCGGGCCGGGATGCTCGAGGTCCTGAACGAGGACTACATCCGCACCGCGAAGGCCAAGGGCCTCAGCCAGAGCGCCGTCATCCTCAAGCACGCGTTCCGCAACGCGATGCGGGTCGTGGTGACGATGTTCGGGATGGACCTGGGCTACGCCCTCGGCGGCCTGCTGGTCATAGAGGAGGTCTTCGGCTGGCCGGGGATAGGTACGCTCGCCTGGCAGGCGGTGCAGAACCAGGACATACCCATGATCATGGGTACGGTGCTCTTCGCGAGCTTCCTGATCGTCGCGGCGAACCTGGTCATAGACCTGCTCTACCCGCTCCTCGATCCGCGGGTGACGTACGACTGA
- a CDS encoding DUF1028 domain-containing protein: protein MNHSPGRAPLVATFSIVGYDARSGELGVAVQSKFLAVGAVVPWARAGVGAVATQAMANTTYGPRGLEMMSEGKSARETIAELVASDPESPHRQVGMVDATGQSATFTGDECMEWAGGVAGEGFAAQGNILVDGETVEAMAGAFQASDGPLAERLLSALRAGQEAGGDRRGRQSAALLVVREGGGYGGFDDRAVDLRVDDHPEPIEELARLYGLHRLYFGRSSQEDVLAIEGEVRDEVVRCLARLGYLRSGEVSDDDLHRALGSFVRTENFEEREQEEGCIDRAVLGFLRERASLGA, encoded by the coding sequence GTGAACCATTCTCCGGGGAGAGCACCTCTCGTGGCCACCTTCTCCATCGTCGGGTACGATGCCCGTAGCGGTGAGCTTGGTGTCGCGGTGCAGTCCAAGTTCCTCGCCGTCGGGGCCGTGGTGCCGTGGGCGCGGGCCGGCGTCGGAGCCGTGGCGACCCAGGCGATGGCCAACACCACCTACGGTCCGCGGGGGCTGGAGATGATGTCCGAGGGGAAGAGCGCGCGGGAGACCATCGCCGAGCTGGTGGCCTCCGATCCCGAGAGCCCTCACCGGCAGGTGGGGATGGTGGATGCGACGGGGCAGAGCGCGACTTTCACCGGGGACGAATGTATGGAGTGGGCCGGCGGGGTCGCCGGGGAGGGGTTCGCCGCCCAGGGCAACATCCTCGTCGACGGCGAGACGGTAGAGGCTATGGCCGGCGCTTTCCAGGCTTCCGACGGCCCCCTGGCCGAGAGGTTGTTGTCGGCCCTACGAGCCGGCCAGGAGGCAGGAGGGGACCGGCGGGGCAGACAGTCGGCCGCCCTGCTCGTTGTGCGTGAGGGTGGGGGGTACGGCGGGTTCGACGACCGGGCGGTCGATCTGCGGGTCGACGACCATCCCGAGCCCATAGAGGAGCTCGCCCGGCTCTACGGGCTGCACCGGCTCTACTTCGGGAGGAGCTCTCAGGAGGACGTTCTCGCGATCGAAGGGGAGGTCCGGGATGAGGTGGTGCGCTGTCTCGCCCGGCTCGGTTACCTGCGAAGCGGAGAGGTCTCCGACGACGATCTCCACCGGGCGCTCGGGTCGTTCGTGCGCACCGAGAACTTCGAGGAACGTGAGCAGGAGGAAGGTTGCATAGACCGCGCCGTGCTCGGTTTCTTGCGGGAGCGGGCGAGCCTTGGTGCATAG
- a CDS encoding C40 family peptidase — translation MSDMVAVRSIAVRASPSGDVEMVTEVVCGERLVVLGGRGGWLRVVVPEHASHLDPGGYPGWVDAGDGLVERGAWEPAFVVVGENRACLPLGALIGEDEGKAVLPDGRPVEVEAGVLRRVGDPVGIGGHHLCLRLLGLPYRWGGTDSTRGMDCSGLVMRAMQLRGTRMPRDAEDQFASAPFRSGESWERARVGDLVFFGEEITHVGFYLGDGCYVSAKGEDGGVSVRRVSEDGYVGFARYGGGCGEPGAAR, via the coding sequence ATGTCTGATATGGTGGCGGTGAGATCCATCGCCGTGCGCGCCTCTCCCTCAGGCGATGTCGAGATGGTCACGGAGGTCGTCTGCGGCGAGCGACTCGTGGTGCTCGGGGGGAGAGGTGGCTGGCTTCGCGTCGTGGTGCCGGAACATGCCTCTCACCTCGACCCGGGAGGATACCCGGGTTGGGTGGACGCGGGGGATGGGCTGGTGGAGAGAGGCGCGTGGGAGCCCGCTTTCGTGGTCGTGGGCGAGAATCGGGCCTGCCTGCCGCTCGGGGCGCTGATCGGAGAGGATGAGGGGAAGGCGGTGCTCCCGGACGGGAGGCCGGTGGAGGTCGAGGCCGGGGTCCTGCGGCGGGTCGGGGATCCGGTCGGGATCGGGGGCCACCATCTCTGTCTGCGGCTTCTCGGGCTGCCGTACCGATGGGGCGGCACCGACTCGACGCGCGGGATGGACTGCTCGGGGCTCGTGATGAGGGCAATGCAGCTGCGCGGCACCCGGATGCCGCGCGACGCGGAGGATCAGTTCGCGAGTGCACCCTTCAGGAGCGGGGAGAGCTGGGAACGGGCCCGCGTGGGGGACCTCGTCTTCTTCGGGGAGGAGATCACCCACGTCGGGTTCTACCTCGGCGATGGTTGCTACGTCTCGGCGAAGGGCGAGGACGGCGGGGTCTCGGTGCGAAGGGTTTCGGAGGATGGGTACGTCGGCTTCGCGCGTTACGGAGGGGGATGCGGTGAACCTGGGGCCGCTCGCTGA
- a CDS encoding ABC transporter substrate-binding protein — MTRRKEEDEAKPYTSGGRRRVSRRDFLKAGGTGLAGAALLGAAGCGGGQGGSSGGGGGSASRPIQVTTQQDIPHTDPALAYDTLSWPVVHATFVTLITYNQSAQGFVPWAATEVPKPENGGHKYVFNIRKGMKFTNGEPVNAQAFKYAIERILNPKTKSPVADFYTNIVGGAAYRKNPKGDVKGIKVLSPYKIEFDLEKPDQTFLQTIAIPPASAVPQKAVEKAGPDFDTHPVGSGPFMVKQFSHGSKLILVKNKDYKNPTSAPETTEAKAGEIDITIGLSPTTEIQRVESGQADYALDFPSAQYNQVKNNPKYKSYIKSAVSNTLWYIFYNVQQKPFTDPKVRLAFQYAIDKKRIAQVLAGMVVPTNQILPPHMPGYDPSIKGYPYDPEKAKSLLKEAGYGNGFHIDFWDQNTSDEPKVDQVIQNNLSQIGVKMTLHSISFSEWISKIESGKAQAGVGAWSQDFPDPSDFLDVLFNSKQIPTNNQSHYSNKTVDKELAQALVETNHKKRLEMYQKIQRQILADNPIVPLYNQKAIYFVNPKLKGADINPVFYQVYQQWYLT, encoded by the coding sequence ATGACCAGAAGAAAAGAAGAGGACGAGGCGAAGCCCTACACCTCCGGTGGACGGAGGAGGGTCAGCCGCCGCGACTTCCTCAAAGCGGGAGGAACGGGCCTAGCCGGGGCCGCCCTGCTCGGGGCCGCCGGGTGCGGCGGCGGACAGGGTGGCTCGAGCGGTGGCGGTGGCGGGAGCGCCAGCCGGCCGATACAGGTCACGACCCAGCAGGACATACCGCACACCGACCCGGCTCTGGCCTACGACACGCTGAGCTGGCCGGTGGTGCACGCGACCTTCGTGACGCTCATCACCTACAACCAGAGCGCGCAGGGGTTCGTGCCGTGGGCCGCGACCGAGGTGCCCAAGCCCGAGAACGGCGGGCACAAGTACGTCTTCAACATACGAAAGGGGATGAAGTTCACCAACGGCGAGCCGGTGAACGCGCAGGCGTTCAAGTACGCCATAGAGCGCATCCTCAACCCGAAGACCAAGAGCCCGGTCGCCGACTTCTACACCAACATCGTCGGCGGTGCGGCCTATCGCAAGAACCCCAAGGGGGACGTCAAGGGCATCAAGGTCCTCTCGCCCTACAAGATAGAGTTCGACCTCGAGAAGCCCGACCAGACGTTCCTGCAGACGATCGCGATCCCGCCGGCCTCGGCGGTGCCGCAGAAGGCCGTCGAGAAGGCTGGGCCGGACTTCGACACCCATCCGGTCGGGAGCGGGCCGTTCATGGTCAAGCAGTTCAGCCACGGCTCGAAGCTGATCCTGGTGAAGAACAAGGACTACAAGAACCCGACCAGCGCTCCGGAGACGACCGAGGCGAAGGCGGGCGAGATAGACATCACCATCGGGCTGAGCCCGACGACCGAGATCCAGCGGGTCGAGTCCGGGCAGGCCGACTACGCGCTCGACTTCCCCTCCGCGCAGTACAACCAGGTCAAGAACAACCCCAAGTACAAGAGCTACATAAAGAGCGCGGTCTCTAACACGCTCTGGTACATCTTCTACAACGTGCAGCAGAAGCCCTTCACCGACCCCAAGGTGCGCCTCGCCTTCCAGTACGCGATAGACAAGAAGCGCATAGCCCAGGTCCTGGCCGGCATGGTCGTGCCGACGAACCAGATCCTGCCGCCGCACATGCCGGGCTACGACCCGAGCATAAAGGGGTATCCGTACGACCCGGAGAAGGCGAAGTCGCTCCTGAAGGAGGCCGGCTACGGCAACGGTTTCCACATCGACTTCTGGGACCAGAACACCTCGGACGAGCCCAAGGTGGACCAGGTCATACAGAACAACCTGTCCCAGATAGGCGTGAAGATGACGCTGCACAGCATCTCGTTCAGCGAGTGGATCAGCAAGATCGAGTCCGGCAAGGCGCAGGCGGGCGTCGGCGCCTGGAGCCAGGACTTCCCGGATCCTTCGGACTTCCTGGACGTCCTGTTCAACTCCAAGCAGATACCGACCAACAACCAGTCGCACTACTCGAACAAGACGGTCGACAAAGAGCTGGCGCAGGCCCTGGTCGAGACGAACCACAAGAAGCGCCTGGAGATGTACCAGAAGATCCAGCGCCAGATCCTGGCGGACAACCCGATAGTGCCGCTCTACAACCAGAAGGCCATCTACTTCGTCAACCCGAAGCTCAAGGGGGCCGACATAAACCCGGTCTTCTACCAGGTCTACCAGCAGTGGTACCTGACGTGA
- a CDS encoding ABC transporter permease — protein MYAYVIRRLLFGLVILFLASITIFWLVSLSGNPLTQLKLSNPRISPQDLQRISHQYGLDKPLVVQYLIWIRDIVLHGNFGLSFKQNTSVNNIIIPRIWPTVLLLGSALVVSALIGIPFGIYSAIRRYSTFDKVGTFFTFVGYSMPDFWLGLILQLLLGVYLAKWAGTHIFAISGIHSPGQSGFIDLLQHLALPVITLSVIQIANYSRFQRSAMLDVLDSDYLRTARAKGLRARSVYLKHALRNALIPTVTILALNIAYIAGGAPIAETIFSWPGLGFLLVDSIYKGDYNVARALLLIFAVLVVLFNLIADIVYAVVDPRVSYS, from the coding sequence GTGTATGCCTATGTGATAAGGAGGCTCCTCTTCGGGCTGGTCATACTGTTCCTGGCGAGCATCACCATCTTCTGGCTGGTGAGCCTCTCCGGGAACCCGCTGACGCAGCTCAAGCTCAGCAACCCGAGGATAAGCCCTCAGGATCTGCAGAGGATAAGCCACCAGTACGGTCTCGACAAACCGCTCGTGGTGCAGTACCTGATCTGGATCCGCGACATCGTGCTGCACGGCAACTTCGGGCTGAGCTTCAAGCAGAACACCTCGGTCAACAACATCATCATCCCCAGGATCTGGCCCACCGTGCTGCTGTTGGGCTCGGCGCTCGTCGTCTCCGCCCTGATAGGGATACCCTTCGGGATCTACTCCGCGATAAGGCGCTACAGCACCTTCGACAAGGTGGGGACGTTCTTCACCTTCGTCGGCTACAGCATGCCGGACTTCTGGCTCGGGCTCATCCTGCAGCTCCTCCTCGGGGTCTACCTCGCCAAGTGGGCCGGGACGCACATCTTCGCCATCTCGGGGATACACAGCCCGGGACAGAGCGGCTTCATAGACCTTCTGCAACATCTGGCGTTGCCGGTGATCACGCTCTCGGTGATTCAGATAGCCAACTACAGCCGCTTCCAGCGCAGCGCGATGCTCGACGTGCTCGACTCGGACTACCTGAGGACCGCGCGGGCCAAAGGGCTCCGGGCGAGATCGGTCTACCTCAAGCACGCCCTGAGGAACGCGCTCATCCCGACGGTGACGATCCTGGCGCTCAACATAGCGTACATCGCCGGCGGGGCGCCCATCGCGGAGACGATTTTCTCCTGGCCGGGGCTCGGGTTTCTTCTGGTCGACTCGATCTACAAGGGCGACTACAACGTGGCGCGGGCGCTCTTGCTCATCTTCGCGGTGCTCGTGGTGCTCTTCAACCTGATCGCGGACATAGTCTACGCGGTGGTCGACCCGCGGGTGAGCTACAGCTGA
- a CDS encoding serine hydrolase, which produces MNLGPLADLGVVPGCRVGLCALGLEGEPAGKSFGVREDEAFRSASLIKLFVLAALLAEVEGGVASLEESLRVRAEDLVAYSPEVSTPGVFTVGGLAWAMITASDNTAANVLIRRLGVDAVNHLARSLGLRNTVLARKMMDVRAAGRGEENLTSPRDVVELLSAVWRGDLLSGRHRRLFLEMLRRQRIEPPLPVRLPDGAMLAHKTGDLEGMAGDAGFVILPGHAYALCVIAEGDPGAAREPVRSATDVLARAFCLPLVRSGTRML; this is translated from the coding sequence GTGAACCTGGGGCCGCTCGCTGATCTCGGCGTGGTTCCCGGGTGCAGGGTAGGGCTCTGTGCTCTCGGGTTGGAGGGGGAGCCGGCCGGTAAGAGCTTCGGTGTTCGGGAGGACGAGGCCTTCCGGAGCGCGAGCCTGATAAAGCTCTTCGTCCTGGCGGCGCTTCTCGCCGAGGTGGAGGGAGGCGTGGCGTCGCTCGAGGAGTCGCTCAGGGTCCGGGCGGAAGACCTCGTCGCGTATTCGCCGGAGGTCAGCACGCCGGGTGTCTTTACGGTCGGGGGGCTTGCGTGGGCCATGATCACCGCGAGCGACAACACGGCGGCCAACGTCCTGATCCGACGCCTCGGTGTAGATGCCGTCAACCACCTCGCCCGTTCCCTGGGCCTGCGGAACACCGTGCTCGCGCGGAAGATGATGGACGTACGTGCCGCAGGGCGCGGGGAAGAGAACCTGACCTCACCTCGCGACGTCGTGGAGCTCCTCTCCGCGGTGTGGCGCGGAGATCTCCTCTCCGGACGGCATCGCCGCCTCTTTCTGGAGATGCTCCGCCGGCAGCGCATCGAGCCCCCGCTCCCCGTGCGGCTGCCGGACGGGGCCATGCTGGCCCACAAGACCGGCGACCTCGAAGGGATGGCGGGTGATGCGGGGTTCGTGATCCTACCCGGGCACGCCTATGCTCTCTGCGTGATCGCGGAGGGTGACCCCGGGGCCGCCAGGGAGCCGGTGCGGAGCGCGACGGACGTGCTGGCGAGGGCTTTCTGCCTGCCGCTCGTCCGGTCGGGAACACGCATGCTTTGA
- a CDS encoding ABC transporter permease: MATSQEEAGGSLRGIKSRSPREEALRRFLASKSALVGLAIFLIMILVAILAPVLARYNPDIQFRNGLTATGSPLPPSGRFWLGTDPLGRDLYSRLVYGARTSMEVAILANIISTIIGVVIGAVAGFFGGIVDTLLMRFTDVMMSFPVLLFAAFLSVALKPGLKVVIFVIGFVSWFYLARIVRGEILSVKNRDYVDAARSIGVSRFRILIRHLLPQVYGQIIVYVTLGFSTTVLYEAILSFLGIGVQPPTPSWGNLISDGDQYLTSAPWIAVFPGIAVAITVLGLNLLGDGLRDALDPRK; the protein is encoded by the coding sequence TTGGCAACCTCACAAGAAGAGGCTGGGGGGTCGCTACGGGGGATAAAGAGCCGCTCGCCGCGGGAGGAGGCGCTGCGGCGTTTTCTCGCCAGCAAGAGCGCCCTAGTGGGGCTCGCGATATTCCTGATCATGATACTCGTCGCGATCCTCGCGCCCGTGCTGGCCCGTTACAACCCCGACATCCAGTTCCGTAACGGCCTCACCGCCACGGGCAGCCCGCTCCCACCCTCCGGTAGGTTCTGGCTCGGCACCGATCCGCTCGGGCGCGACCTGTATTCCAGGCTCGTCTACGGGGCGCGCACCTCGATGGAGGTCGCGATCCTGGCTAACATAATCTCCACGATAATCGGCGTCGTGATAGGCGCGGTGGCCGGCTTCTTCGGCGGGATCGTGGACACGCTGCTCATGCGCTTCACGGACGTGATGATGAGCTTCCCGGTCTTGCTCTTCGCCGCCTTCCTATCGGTGGCGCTCAAGCCCGGGCTCAAGGTCGTCATCTTCGTCATCGGGTTCGTGAGCTGGTTCTACCTGGCCCGGATCGTGCGCGGCGAGATCCTCTCGGTGAAGAACCGCGACTACGTGGACGCGGCACGAAGTATCGGGGTGAGCCGGTTCCGGATCCTGATCCGGCACCTCCTGCCGCAGGTCTACGGGCAGATCATCGTCTACGTCACGCTCGGGTTCTCGACGACCGTCCTCTACGAGGCGATCCTCTCGTTCCTCGGCATCGGCGTGCAGCCGCCGACCCCGAGCTGGGGCAACCTGATAAGCGACGGTGATCAGTACCTCACCTCGGCCCCCTGGATAGCGGTCTTCCCCGGTATCGCGGTGGCGATCACGGTACTCGGGCTCAACCTGCTCGGCGACGGGCTCAGGGACGCGCTCGACCCCAGGAAGTAG
- a CDS encoding RNA polymerase sigma factor, protein MSYTSAAELGRWRERLRSLTLDRTKLEDDELVERTLAGDVRSYEELVRRYERLVWRVLYPYSRREVSAEDLVQETFLRAYDRLESFNPEYRFKTWLLAIANNLGVDTLRRRKDVVEFIPEVHSAPEAEGPEDEAVEADLSRSIQRMVVDLPESYSVPLILRYAEGLSYAEISEVLGISVPAVKSRLFRARNMLASKLEESGEVL, encoded by the coding sequence ATGAGCTATACATCCGCAGCAGAGCTCGGCCGGTGGCGAGAGAGGCTCAGGAGCCTCACCCTCGACAGGACGAAGCTGGAGGACGACGAACTCGTCGAGCGCACCCTCGCCGGTGACGTGCGCTCCTACGAAGAGCTGGTCCGGAGGTACGAGAGGCTGGTATGGAGGGTTCTCTACCCATACTCCAGGCGTGAGGTCTCGGCCGAAGACCTCGTGCAAGAGACCTTCCTGAGGGCCTACGACCGGCTGGAGTCCTTCAACCCCGAATACAGGTTCAAGACCTGGCTGCTCGCGATCGCCAACAACCTCGGCGTGGACACGCTGAGGAGGAGGAAGGACGTCGTAGAGTTCATCCCGGAGGTGCACTCGGCGCCCGAGGCGGAGGGCCCCGAGGACGAGGCCGTCGAGGCCGACCTCTCGCGCAGCATCCAGAGGATGGTCGTGGACCTTCCGGAGTCCTACAGCGTGCCGCTGATCCTGCGCTACGCCGAAGGTCTCAGCTACGCGGAGATCTCGGAGGTGCTCGGGATCTCGGTGCCGGCCGTCAAGAGCAGGCTTTTTCGGGCCCGCAACATGCTTGCGAGCAAACTGGAGGAGTCCGGGGAGGTCCTGTGA
- a CDS encoding zinc metallopeptidase translates to SGQEVSGTRRVLTAAAFTYIAAALTALLTFLYLLFVSRQ, encoded by the coding sequence TCCGGCCAGGAGGTTTCTGGGACGCGGCGGGTTTTGACGGCGGCGGCGTTCACCTACATAGCGGCGGCGCTGACGGCGCTTTTGACCTTCCTGTATCTGCTCTTCGTCAGCAGGCAGTAG